GATAGAGGATGATCCTTTTCTCATGTATGACCCTCTTTTCTCCGTGTCATCACGCTTACACACCCTTTTAACACCCGTGTTCTCCTCTCGATAACCTTGTGTGCACGTACTACATGTACCTGTCTTTGCCCAGAGAATTTTCACGTTAAATGTAGAGGTctctttgagaaaaaaaagaatcaatcgATCGCCTTCGAACTATCCCGTTACAACGGATATGCGTTAATCGATtggtacacacacacacgcacacacgcatacacgcgcacacgcacatacacacacgtgtatactcgtatatacctacatatcgGTGAATCTCCCTCTGAACTGTCGAtcatcgaacaaaaaaaagattcttcgaGAAAAAACATGTCGGCTTCcagtttttattatcttttttttccatatttatacacataataAGCATACGATTACATCGTATTAGGTACTAGATCAGTTACatacacgtaatatatatatatgtatatatatgtatgtatgtatgtatgtatgtatgtatgtatgtatgtatgtatgtatatatacataccatatgatggtatatatatatatatatatatatatatatatatatatatatcatcatatATCCAGCATTCTGTACAATAAATAAAGACTCTAGAGCATTTTTTAAAACACAACGTCACGTAGTCTCTcgcgattatttttttgtcttttttctttgttttcttttttttgcatagATTACAATTTGAATCAACAATTAACTGCATACGACGTTTCATTCATATTAAGAATCTAGCTAAAACATTGTCGATCGTTAACATCGAGACGAGCTACGAACGACgagatcgatgatcgattttaaacgatcattcgaaagaaagaaaaaagagaagaaaaaagaataaatctttcaatgaatttaaacaaaatcaaCAATTCACTTTTCTTGCTTAAAAGACGCACGTGGCATGGTAAACAGCTGACACTTCGAGAGTAGAACGATcgagttatttaattatctatatatatatagtatatatatatatatatatatatatatataatatatatatgtatatatcagaAAAAATCGCGACGCATAGTGATATAGATGCGagtattattaaattcgaattttaCTTTATCGACGATTAAAATTCGCGTGGTCGCGTAAAAAAGCCCAATTGGCATTTAACGTTAAGCCATGCCATTACGATCTCTTTGCCTTTTGCGAAAAGATTTCGATTGTTAACTTACGAGTACAACGAACTCGGATCatctttgaaaatttgtcCTATTACTGCTATttcgaagatagaaagatatcaACGTTGAAAAGTCGTACCCattgaaaaatcgaaatttaattGGATCGGTGTGTAAATCGATATTGTCGTGTTACTTAGAGCTGATACTCGGAGTTCGACCTTCCAACAtgaatttgtttctatttattattattattattatcattattatcattattattattattattattattattattattattattatagttattattattatttttattaatattaatattattattaattttttaaaattttttttgtcaatttctttacttttctattttctctctctttaagaCAAAATCTTTACGCGAAATATCTTCTTACGAACGATTCTTTGATGCTATTTAAAACCGAAGTAAAGGATGAATGAAagatgtgatatatatatcgaatatatcccTCATTTGTATCGATTCACAGAAATATCGTCGGAAAGATTTCTCATGGATAAGTAACAATGTTCGTAATGCTATCGATATCGttgatattttgaaatactttgtctctttgttctttcttttctgtttgaaaacaaatttttctgcTAATTCTAACGGTATTCGagtgaatcgatcgaaattgagAAACAGTATCGATATAGTGAAAAATCGTGAAATGCGTTATGTCAGGAAAAGAGCGAAGATTATCCGCGAGATCTACGTGACTCAAAGAGACGAGAGAAGGGCTCTTCGAAAGGGTGCTCGAGAAATCGCGGAGTAGTCGTATGGTCTCATGTCAAAAGTTTTACTGTGAGGATCTGGAGAGAATCGCGGAAGATAGGAGAGCGAGAAGGGTCGTAGAAGCAACGAGGTCAATCGTAGCTCTTCTCCATCCAGCTGCACCGTTCATGCAGGTCTCACGAATTCCAACAATCTTGAGACCACGTCGGCCAAGAAGATTGTGAACGCCTCGTCTGTCGGCCTCACTAAGCGTGTGTTCCCGAGAGAGTAGCAAGGAATAAAGTTGGCTTTCCGGGCCTCGCGAGCAGAAGGTCAACACCATGTCCGAGGCCACAGCTTTCATCACGTGAACGCAACCAACGAATTGTGTGTATTTCTTCTCTGTCAACGTtcctacgaaagaaaaatatcgatgagaTTAGGATCTTGATGTTGAcacgatattatttcttttttggtctCGTCTATTATTCTTACATCATGCATTCgtcaatatgtatatatctacatatacatacgcatgtatgtatgtatgtatgtatatatgtatttcaacgaaacaaaagcgaaataataatcgacaCTGTCGTTTCCACCAgggatattatatagataacgtcattttcgttttttttctttctttctcatgcaAGGGTAATCATTATTGCATCCTAGTTGTCACCGACAgatgaaagagataaaaggcAGGGGATGTGAAATTTTTTACGTGCCGTTAACTGCTCGATCGGTGAAAAGCGTTTTCAATGAAACGTCAGATTCAGCAGGGATCGTCGACATTTGTAAGAGCGATCATCGAAACGTCACACGCATGGAGTTTTCCGTACTGGACCGTGTAGAGGTGTGCTCGTTTAAACGTAGATTAAAGTTTACATTTCTGACGTGTTAACGTATGTAATACGTCTGCAAGCAGCGACGTGTAATTTCTAATCAAAGGCTAAATAGCTACCTAACGACATAATGACACATAATACGACATACGTGTTCATATCATTTGTTACTCTAACCGTTTTCCCGTGGGTTTTGACGTGAAACGAAAGTAACGAGGACTCCcatcaacaataataataatcgatttactTATAAACcgtgataatattattttatcaaatatttcacgGGCTTTAACGAATAAAAGTGATGAGTCGACTCGAGTGAAAAAgtcaagaaaaattaaaaaatcgttaaaaatcaAACGACTGGGTTTCcgattttaaacaatttttcttctctctaacGAACTAGACTAGcgataaaaattagataatgaTGCGTCCTCGTTGAGATCGTTAAAGAAACTGTGCACAGATTTCATTCCTACCTGCTGAACTTTCCTCTCTCATTGGCTACCACCAAGTGCTGACCAGGGACGAACACgagtataaaaatttacgtCACGTTTCGCGACCCCCACAAAAATAACGATTTTCATCGTCGAAAACGTAGCAAACTCGTCCACCAACCCTTTcgctattctttctcttttttctctttcctccctctctctctcctccccttcttcctttttattttctccttcttttttccatttttttttcattttttccttttttcttttcctttttttttttttttagtacaaACCAACGGCCCCTGCATTCTGATGAGATATTTGCGAACGAACCCGAAGAATTTACCGAGAGAAGTACTCTTCCATTTTTTCACTCTCGTAAGTCCGTAAAACGGCATCTCTTCGGGGAGATCAACGAATTCCGAACGTTCCGAGCAACGTGATTGTGCATTAGAGTTACGAGTTTCGATTCTACACAACGAACTCGTTAATTTATCGCTTCAACAACTCGAATCGAATATCTgacaataagaaatttatttgctCTGTCATATACGTTTATTGtcaaacgtacgtacgtctATTATAGATCGAGAAATGAAGAGTTATTGCCaagaaatatcatatttcacgattttgtacgatcgagagagagaaagagagaaagaaagggatttAGAAGAAAGGACACGaacgtttttttattaaattattttccatttcggTTCTTCGTGCCAGCGagttttttatgaattttttctttttcagtgaTGTCCCATGCCATTCGACAACCATAATTGGTTGTTACAagattataaatgaaagaaagagagagatatgagaGAGAATTGTAACAAATGTGAATACGATGTTGTCCACGAGAGGACAGTCTTTTAAAGCGAGGATATGAAAAAACTAATTTTGAGTTCGTACGAATAGCAAAATGAGAACGTAGCAAATTCGTTGACTCGAATCGAGTGAAACTTTTCATATGAACCTATCTAGAGGGGAGATATCGACTAGTTTAAtcgatatcaaaaaaatatttaaattgtaaatattctgCGTCTCGTTTCGATCATAAAATTCGTACAACGCGACGTTACAAAAAATttctgtaaaagaaaatcatttcacgaatattttaactttttttttcttttttttccgagaTTGTAACTCGaatccaatttctttttttgattgtaATTAGTATTAACGATCTGTTATTCCTTTTTACAATCGAGCAAATATCTCGGTCATGGCACTCTTTTAATCGATGAGGCAGCTGCTGTCTAAAGTAATCGtagataatagaaagaaaagagagagagagagagagagagagagagagagaaagagagggggaggggaaagagaaataaaagataagaaaaggagaaaataaaatggtaaaaaaatctaatcttATTCGTGGCAGTGctaataaatcttttcaacggattgaaaatcaattttcgAATTTAACGATTTTCACTTTCCACAATTATTTTTCCGGATAGCTGTTGCATCAAATGAATATCAAACGATcgttcttaatatttcttttctattatctcgatataatttaacgatatatcaactttttcttccttatctaTCTTCCTAATTTTGTTATAACGTtcgcgagaaaaataaatgtcgcgtaattttataacgtacatcatatttctattaaatctcattctatcaaatttatacgatttcgTATTTCGCTCGATGAGACTGACTCTCTGAATGGTTTGACAAATCGTTCATAGTTTCGATTATAGCGCGAGGAAAGGAatgttaaaatcattttacgaTCATcggaaaaattctttctccctttggaagttttctatttattcgggggggagggggggggggaagagagaaaagaaaatcgaactCAATcgtttttctgttattttaaaagatgCAAGCTCGTAAAGCTccttataaaatcttttcgaatttcgaagatggccgagaagaagagaaaattaaaatatgatatggCGGAAAGTAGATCTTGATTTTTAATGGCTGGCCCTTATAATCCCGAAGATAAAGTAACTTCGTGGTGGCTTTATGGTAACTTTATAGTGGAAGCTTGGTCGGCCGGTTAATCCAATTTATTCCTCAAACAGTTTCGAAAACTTCTCCTCGAGAGGGGCCTCCAAAATGTGCATTGAGAAGTTTATGCGATCGGTTATCTGGCAGCTTACGATAATCGTTTTCAAAAGAACTTTGCTTTTCCATTGGAAGTTGGTTCGTCGAGCGAGCTCTCTTGTTTCCTATCAAAACAGAGACTTCAAAAAGACGGAATCTATCAAACAGTAAagtaaatttctctttctcgtccgaTCCGAACCCATCGGGGTTACGTGTTTTCCCATTGAGGTTTTTTATTTCCTGGAttggttttcttcttctatttattttccatttatataCACGTTGGAAcgactaaattaaaaaaaaagagagagagagagagagagagagaatgtgacgggtaaaaaaagaagaaagaaaatattataaattttcgcGAAAGCTCCGaccttaaaattatttaacgttcattagaataaatttatatactagaTATTACgcttagaaattctttttttttttctttttgttataaataagttatattcgatatgttttatcaatatatatacgtgtgtatatattatacatatgaaagaaaaataccatTTTGCATAGAAGTCGACATCCAGAATCCGGGTTTCCTGGTTATGTCAGATATCCGAAACGTATATTCCAAGTTTCCAGCAGCCTCGGTCCAGAGAAGTGTCAGCGAGGAATATTCGTGCGAGCGTAGATGAACGGTTGGACAGGAATCGAGTAGTACGCGTTTACCGGTCATGGGTCTTATCGGATCGTTCTTATGCTCCAGAATTTCAACGACATACCACTTGCCCATTATCTGAAAACGGCATGTAAATCGATTAACTCGTTACCTATATACATTCTCCTCCTACATAAATtgcttattaatataatatattcaaaactGTTCACATAAAAttcacataaaatatataataacgtgaatataatttcaattacacATACATGGATATGTCTATATAActcttgtaaatattttgcaaTTACAATTATCAAATCATTAGATagatatcatttttacgagttttacgagttaatttttttcaataacaatattattcgatgataATTCAATCCATGGTGTATTCcacttttttgttataatttatttgattctttttttcttcttgtacgATTATAATCGTCAACAGATtaagtatatacaaatatgcaACCGATAAAGTGCACAAGTATATATTACGTACGAGTATATTATAGATAGcttataagagagagaggtctcAATTGTTGAGATAATCCAGGAACTTGGTAGCTCTATATTCAGGATGTACATAATGGTACAGAGTGCTTAAACTAAATTACGGGCGATTTATCGAGCACATAATCGCCGAGCGATTAagttctcgttctctctctctctctctctctctctctctctctctccctctctctctttctctgtttctgtctctctttctcgtacatGGTTCTGGTAAAATGATAGCAAGCGGAATGGAACGAATATAGCCTCTAGAGTATCCCATTTCGCGGGCAACCACGAAAATTCCCTTTAGACTTTTCTATATGAAATTCAACGATCTAGCAATGCGTAATTTCCAGTCGAAAAACAGTTTATTACTAGTTGCGAATAgctattataattaacaaaattttcgcgattacctcttttttcttctttaattttgcgTTACGTATAACAGTTGAAATTTTATCAGGAAATTGTTAAATGCATcgcatttaattaaatttatctacgTCCACggtatataattgaaataaaattaatacgtataatatttctttcacgatgatgaatatgtgtaatataaacGGTAGTGCGCAAATTACAAGTAGTTATCTACGGGCTTCGATAAAAAGCTTTAACGGAGCTTTAAAAGCTCTCTTTCCAACGAagacaagagaaagatagggatAAGGGATAAAGAAGAGCACATTGGCACGCGAACTTGGAAATCCTTTTTACGATTAATCTCGTTCGCGAGGAAGGATCGAATGAAACGAGACGCATAATCAGGTCTCGAGCttaaacgatatatacatacatacatacatacatacatatatatatatatatatgcatatgtacgtatgtatatgcgtacgtatgtatgcagaATCTCCGGTGCAATTAAAAGTTTCGCACGCATGATACCCGAGCCCCCGTCGAATCTCATTCGGTACGATTACAGAGCTACCGACGAGGCCAACACGTTTTCGAGTCGCACTagctcgttctctctctcttccacgtTAATAAACGCAACGCGCGTATACATAGTCTACTATACTTTTGTGCCAGCGAGTATGTATGTTATACACGATTTTACTGTCTCGCGTTACGCCAGGTACAGTCCGAAACAAACCGTGAAACATTTCTGTGATAATACTCCTGTCAGATAAAAAGGAATGATGGTAAAATCGATCTCGCAAAATATAGGCGAAtcatttcaaatttcaaatatttctcggTTTTGAAATGTTTTTGAACTATCCACTGTGATCTCTCGTTTCATGTTTAAACCAATTAAAACGTACGAAGCTTATCGATTAATCGTCGCTaatcctttttatcttcttttttgttaatacacgcatatacatacatatatcatacgtacacacacatacatatatgtgtatgtatgtacgttttcaattttctcttatcaCCGTCGTCGAATGTAATCATTGTTCTCGACTGTACTGGCTATACAGAGAACAATGCGAATAACGCAACCCTGATATTCGGTAGTTCAGTTTGCCTGTTCATTACTTTAATTGGATCGCGTCAGGCCGAGAAATTACGCAACCCTTTAATAGGTCGCTTGCGAATTTCAAAAGGATTCCCGGATGGTGCGGGAGCGAGCGAGAAAAAACGTATCGAGCAATAGCTCGTAATAACGCAGGTGGACGAGCATTTTACGAGCGTACAACACGACGTTAGCTATCCTCGTAGCTCTCTTTGTATTTCCCATTGAGTTACGAAGATCACAGGATATAACGATAACCGGCCAAcgttttatacattattacatTCAAGTCGGCGATTAATCGAAAACGTACTCGTGACGTTatgttttctccttttctctttttctcttaaaaaaaaaatttttttacgtcagtcaattaatcgattttaaaacgCATATCGAATTTACTTCGAAACTCTTCGTCCTCCCTCTCCGGCTCTCGCTCATCCCtcaaaaaaattgaaaagcaTCGATAAAAGCAAATTATGACCGACGTGAAGatctattgtaaaaatatcacGAATAATTTCGTTACCAAAAAGTGTTAGTATTTCAGATGGATATGAAtgatatagaatattaaaataaagaaaagcagataaaaaatataagaaataatgaaatgaacgttcatttaaatatcgaGCGATATAAAGAATAAGGACAATAAAGAGATTTATAATGCACAAAGTCCCTTTTGTGCTAGCATTAAACTCAGAACACGAATCATCGAAGCGTGTCGTTCCTTGTGAGCTCGCGGTTACGCAATAACGTCATAACCGTTGGCAAAAGATCGTCTTTATGGGGCTATTCGCGAATAGATGTTTCCACGAGGCAACAGAACGACGAATACGAACACGAATCAACAAAACTGCAttgagagagattgagagagagagagagagagagagagagacagagagaaagtggaTGTGTGGGTGTATGTcacgcgtgcgtgcgtgtgcgcgcgcgtgtgtgtgtgtgtgtgtgcatacgCCATCCGGGCTTCTCTCTAACCTTTATTTTCGTCGTAAATTATTGTCATTCTATTGGACGGCTCTCCTCCTCCATCCTCATCCTATATATACTCTCTCGCAGTGTGGTCGTGAGCTTTAAAATTAACGACATAGTAAATATGGTTCTGGCCGATCGACCAACGCGTGAGGACGCTCAGAGAGTCaccgaaaaatatcgaattattcgatGATGCAGGCACACTACAACGTGATCTCGGTTATTCGAATTTTACAATTATGCACGAATTGACCCAGGAGAATTAATCAAAGCTACTTCACCGTTCGAAATTACGTCTAGAGTATTTTTTGTAAAGGATATCGATTGGAAATGGTTTAAATCCCTTTTCCGATCGATaatgctttctttctctgtctcgattagtaaaaaaaaaaaaaaaagaaaggaaaagaaaaacaaagaaaagttaaaaccTTTGATAATCGACTTTGATATTACTAAAAAGATCCTCGTAGATGTACTTTgtatttattctataatttatacatgcacatatacagatataaaacaaaatctcCCGGAGTACAATAATACGATAATGAATGATCGCAAAAACTCGATGAagtagtacatacatacatcagtGACATAAGGTGCTAAGGtattatgataaaattgaGCAAAGGAATCAGTACATATAGAttgcgaagaaaaaggataatgatttttaaaagaagacgaagtagTCACACGtgttgaaaggaaagaaaaaaaatgaaagcaaGGGTgggatgaaaaggaagaaaaaaaagaagaagacgaagaagacgaagaagaagacgaagaagaagacgaagaagaggaaaagaaagaggaagaagacaaGATAGGGACGCTCGTCAAAAGTCGTAAAGATGCAAATGCACGTCTTCTTGGAAAAATTGCCAGCTGTCGAGCCGTGCTCTCAAAACGGCTGGAAATCGATGAGGCTCTGCATACGTTGAGCTTCTCCACTACCTTCAAGAGAGTGTCGTGTCCCTGCCGGATAATATTCGCTCGTATATCACTGGACCGAAATTGATGCTGTAGGTGCCACACGTAAGAAGAGAAGACTTTATCTCTAttctcttgtctctctttctctctctctctctatttctatctactCCTCTCCAATCCCACCTTTCTGTCTCCTTTTTGGAGATTGCCTGATCTAGTGACGTCTAGCCGAACCTGCTGGACGACGATCTAATCGAAAAACTCGCGACGATTTATCGGAACGTCGAAGCCCCTTTCATCTCAAGACAGGGGGTGTCAACGTTTGAAGAGCTGTCCTCCTGAGCTGAACGCGATAAAACTCGACTATATAgatactcttcttcttttcttttcgatacgATTGCGCTCCTCTTCGAACAGCCATGCGGTTTTGCGCACGCGCATCTGCGTTTGCGAACGACCGACTGTTTCAGtcccttttctatctttaactCGGACAATCCGATTTCGAATAATACTAAAAGtattctcgctctcttttagagattttcttcgaattgtTTTTACGTTTTAAAGCAACGTTATTCGTAAAACGAAATTTAAAGGAGATTTTACCGTCGAGAATGGTACCGgttttttccctccttttacttttccatcctttctcttgttttcttttttttttttatttttttatctttaagatACTTTTTCCTGATATTTTGCgatcttgtttttgttttatatatatatatatatatacacatacgtagacacacacacacacacgatatATGCAagtatgtgtctgtgtatatatatatatagaaatctttttttcgtcgtttcttttttctcgaatccTAATCGTCTATATCCCTTACGTAAGTGAGTGAATCTGGATCGAGATATTTTCTGTTAGACCAAGCGCAAACTAAACCGAAATTGTATGGTCCGTACTTTGGATTCGTACTCGTGGTTTAATGGAACGAATGGAGCTATCTCCTGCTACGGAGTATCTTCGAGATAAAGTTTAACTTCGAACTGGCTGGGTTTCGGCCTTAAAAGGGTACCTATCGTCCCTTTGGTGAACGCCGGCTAAACAATTGTGGCGAGTCCCAAGATGGAGTCGATAAGAAATTACTTTCGAGCGATTCAACCGATTTATATAGTTTCTCTATTTTACGTTTTTCAATTGATCTTTTTACCAATACCAATCTTTCATGattgaataacaaaaaaagtaaataaatatatatagtataatcgTATGAACTGAAACAaaattgtatgtgtgtgtttaaagctttaaaaaaaaaaaatatatattttttttaaagctatatatatatatatacacatctcgtataatataataagatttttaattttaatttgaagGCCTCTTTCATTCCTTAAATCTCAACATAAAATCAAGAACCTAATGGATCTTGATCGTAAGATGATACATCAAGCCGTTCTATTGGTCGTTTATCATCTACCATCGACACGATTACCTTGACGAGCCGTATAATCGACACATTGAGGATTTCCCTAGACTAATGACGAGTCTTGAAATTTCCGAATATTGAGTGAAGATTATAACCACGATAATTGGGAATGTATCATATCTAGCATATCTAATTTCTTTACCAATAATTTGACAAACTGCAAATACAATAAACGTTTGcgagatatattattatttagaaaaaataatacacagatttttttttgtaataatataaaaatagattcttTTGGAGATCCGTTCTTTTTTACATCCGTTTCTTTGTACATAtccgatagatcgatcgaacgttcgtatgtgtacatacgtatgagTATTTTCACGACGAGTAGAAAATTCAGTCTAAACAAAGAATTGAAGAGCATGTCAATAAAAGCAtgctaaataaatatatgacctatttatttatatacacgtgtatatatgtatgtatatatatatatatatgtatatgtatatacacgtgtatagatgtatatatacataaacgatGAATCTTTCGAATTCTTGCACAGTgaaacgaatatttcttttttcttttttttttttttttttttttcatttaattatcaagTTTTTGACGGATGACTGTTGTGCTtgttaacgatatatatatttgattttatttttacataccattgatcttatttcttttaacttttttttttatttccttttattttgaGAGAATTTTACATGACaacgttttatttcaataCCGTAAAAAAAGGTTTGACAATAAAATCTTGAAACATATACATCTTCTGAAAATGGtctaacaaattatatattttttcttttgccatTTATTACAACTTAAATTATTGCTAtagtaataaacaaatttttgaaaaacaaattgttgatttaaaatatttttataatcaccaattcgtatgaaatttatgtatttattatacatatttatctctATATGTAATCTTAAATTGTGCTCATCTTCCTATACgagatttatgtattatacatatgtatctttgTATATGTAAAGGGGCTCTTTGTAATTGAAATAGTAacgtatgtgtacatatgtatatacgttacTACATATCtccatacgtacgtacgtacgtacgtacgtacgtacgtatgccaGAACATTGCTGCTTtgaatgttat
The Vespula pensylvanica isolate Volc-1 chromosome 4, ASM1446617v1, whole genome shotgun sequence DNA segment above includes these coding regions:
- the LOC122628441 gene encoding uncharacterized protein LOC122628441 yields the protein MKWYFLVLVTLIAFTRADNAVQTTDLTNFNCPDLNSQEEIDLDKIMGKWYVVEILEHKNDPIRPMTGKRVLLDSCPTVHLRSHEYSSLTLLWTEAAGNLEYTFRISDITRKPGFWMSTSMQNGTLTEKKYTQFVGCVHVMKAVASDMVLTFCSRGPESQLYSLLLSREHTLSEADRRGVHNLLGRRGLKIVGIRETCMNGAAGWRRATIDLVASTTLLALLSSAILSRSSQ